The sequence CCAGTTTTCTTAATCTTCTCCAAGAAATGGGTAACGATAATCCGTCGGGGTGACGAAGGTTTCCTTGATGGTCCTTGGAGATACCCAGCGCAGCATGTTGATCATGGCTCCAGCCTTGTCGTTGGTGCCCGATTTTCTCGCACCACCAAACGGCTGCTGACCAACCACCGCTCCGGTAGGTTTGTCGTTGATATAGAAGTTGCCGGCGGCATTTCTGAGCTTCTGAGTAGCCAGTTGTGCTGCGTAGCGATCGTGTGAGAAGATGGCACCGGTCAATCCATACGGAGAAGTTTGGTCTACCAGCTCAAGTGCTTCCTCAAAGTGATCTTCTTGGTAGACATAAATGGTCAACACTGGGCCAAAGATTTCTTCACACATGGTCGTGTACATCGGGTCTTTGGTCAGCAGTACGGTGGGCTCTACGAAATAGCCCTTTGACTTGTCGTAATGACCACCGGCCACCACTTCCAATCCATCTGATTTAGCCGTGTCGATGTATTTGGCGATTTTATCAAAGGACTTCTCATCAATCACGGCGTTGATGAAGTTGCTGAAATCCTCAGGGCCGCCCATTTTAATGGAAGCCAAATCTTCCTGCATGTATTTTTTGACGTCTTCCCAAAGATTGGAAGGAATGTAGGCCCTTGATGCGGCTGAGCATTTTTGGCCTTGGAATTCGAATGCACCACGAACCAGGCCAGTGGCCAATTGCTTGGCGTCAGCAGACTTGTGTGCGATGACAAAGTCCTTACCACCCGTTTCGCCTACGATGCGCGGGTAGGATTTATATTTTTCGATGTTGTTGCCAATGGTTTTCCAAATGGTTTGGAAGACTGCTGTCGATCCTGTGAAGTGGATGCCCGCAAACTCAGGATGCTCAAAAATCACTTCCCCTGCAGCTGGTCCATCCACATAGACCAAGTTAATGACGCCATCAGGAACACCCGCTTCCCGGAATACCTGCATCAGCAAATTTGCGGTATAGATCTGGGTGTATGCCGGCTTCCAGACCACGGTATTGCCCATCATGGCCGGTGCTGTAGGCAAGTTGCCCGCAATGGCCGTAAAGTTAAATGGGGTCAGGGCGAAGACAAAACCTTCCAATGGCCGTTGCTCCAGCCTGTTCCAAACACCATCTCCAGAAATAGGAGGCTGTTGTTTGTAAATTTCGGTCATATACTTCACGTTGAACCGCAGAAAATCCACAATTTCACACGCCGAGTCAATTTCCGCTTGAAAGGCATTTTTAGACTGTCCCAACATGGTCGCTGCATTCATCTTATAGCGATAAGGACCAGCGATCAAGTCAGCAGCTTTTAGAAAAATTGCGGCACGTTGTTCCCACTCCATGGTTTCCCAAGCTTCTTTGGCGCCTAAAGCGGCATTGATAGCCTGTTCTACATGGGATTTGTCGCCTTCATGAAAATGCCCAAGAAGATGCTGATGGTCATGAGGAGGCGACAGTGGAATTTTATTCCCTGTTCTTACTTCTTCACTTCCAATATACATCGGAACATCCACTTCCTTGGAGCGGGCCTCTTGAAGGGCTGCTTGCAGCTTGGCTCGTGCTGGAGTTCCTGGTGCATAATCAAAAACCGGTTCGTTCTTTGGTTCCGGAACATTAAAAAAACCTTTTAGCATAATAATTTGAGTTTTATATATTCTGTGTGAAACAAATATAGGAATATACCCTAAAATTCCATGCCAAAGTAGTCCTTTGGCGGGATTATAGTATCTTTTTCAATTCCTCTAAATCACTAATGGTATACGTGGCTATGGGTGTATGGTTTAGCTGAAAGGGATCAAAAAAGACTTGGTCAATGGATGCGTTTCTGGCACCTTCTATATCAGAGACCGGGTTATCCCCGATCATTAGGCATTCTTCAGGTGATGTGCCCAGTTGGTTCATGGTATATTCAAATATCCGTTTGTCGGGCTTTTTATGACCGGTGGTTTCTGAGGTGACCACCAATTTAAAATACGGTTTTATACCGGAAGAAGTCATTTTTAACGCTTGACTTTCGTTAAAGCCATTCGTAATGATGTGGAGCTCGTATTTTGGGTGAAGGTAGTCCAGGATTTCTTTGGAATACCGAAACAAGTGCGGTTTCGAGGAGGTACGTTTCATGAAATCTTCTTCCATGGCTTCAGGAACGGGCACGTCACGCGCGCCAAACTGATCGAAAATTCGCCTAAACCGTTCTTTCCTCAGCGTGATCTTATCCATGGTACCCATGTTGTAGTGGTCCCACAGGCCATTGTTGACTTGGAGAAAGGTCTTATAAAAGTCCTGATTGGAAGTGACCCCAAAATCCGCCAAGGCGTAGATTTCGTATAACTCGGAAAGGGATTCTTGTACGTTTCGGTCATAATCCCATAACGTATGATCCAGGTCAAAAAAGAGATGTTTGTATTTTTTCAAAACGATGAATTATTTACCGGTAAGGGTGATTTTCAATTTTATTTATGGCAAGTTCTCGATTGGAACGGAGTATTTCATAAATCTCCTGATCCCGTAAAAGGTTTACATCTTTTTCGATAAACTTAAAAATCTGGTTGATGATATCGATCGCTTCATCCAGGATGTAATAAAAAGTCCACTGGTCGATACGCTTGCTGCTCACCAACCCTGCATTTTTCAGGTAGGCGAGATGCCGGCTAGTTTTGGTTTGGGTGAAATCTAGGATATGTTCCAAATCAGAAATGCACATTTCTTTGTTTTGGATCAGAAGATGGATAATCCTGACCCGCGGCTCTTCAGAAAGTGCCTTAAAAACCCGCATTCCGTAATTTAAGCTGATGTTTTTGAGTCGCATTTAAAAACTTTTAACGAAGAAACCTCCATGAAATTAAGAAAAAGCAGTGAAAATAACGTATTATAGCAGTTGAATTAAGAGAGGTAAGGCAAACTATTTTAACCTCTCGTCGTTTCTTTTAAAAAAGAGGGGTTTTGAAAATTTCATTTACATATTTAGGTTGCTTTTTATCTTTAGTACTGGTGGTTTTGTTTACGACGAATTCCCAAGCACAAGACACCCAGGAAAGAAAGGTGGTACAGCTGTCGGGCATTATCCTAAATGCAGACAGTACAAGTGCTGTATCTGGCGTGAATGTGTATGTGCCCCGGAAAGGCCGGGGAACCAGCTCCAACCAATTCGGTTATTTTTCTATGCCGGTAGCTGAAGGAGACAGTGTGGTGTTCAGCTTTGTGGGGTTGAAAAACCAAACCTTTAACGTTCCCATGAAGGTAGAGGAAGATAAACTCAGCCTGATCCTTACCATGGCCCAGGATGAGATCGCCCTTGGAGAAGTCGAGGTGATGCCATACCCGACGGAAGAAGAGTTTAAACAGGCGGTATTGGCGATGAATGTGGAGGAAATTCCGCTGGACAGGGGTAACCTAAGTCCTCAAATGCTCCTTCGATGGGCTGAGCAGATGCCTGCTTCTGCCAATGAAAATTTCCGAACCTTCCAAAGTGGTCAAATGCAACAGCTTCAGGATCGCTATGGCCCAAGATCATTCCCATTGCTTAATCCTTTTGCGTGGGCAGAATTTATCAAATCCATTAAGCGCGGCGACTTGAGAAATGACGATTAAAGTCAGGTCAGTTGTCATCGAGACAGCTTAACCCGTGAAAGCCATCCACGATCATAGGCTTCGCGCATTTTAAAAACATGGCCACCATTGGTCATTCCAACGGAACTTAACTTTACGTGTGATACCCATTAGGGCACAGGTTTTACCTGCACCTCCTACTTACCCCTGCACCAACGGCGGATAAATAACGGATCAATCGGAAAAGTTGGCCAGCCTATTTCGATGGCCAACCTAACTCCTTGCTACCGGTGGGCTCTGTTTGGCCACGAATGAATGCCGATAAACACAGATGGGATGTTTAAGGTATTGCAAATCCGTGTTCATCCTTTTATCCATGGCTTAAATGACTACTTTACCCCGGTTTATGCACCCATCCGGCCCATAGAGGAGACGCCTTCTTTTTTGGGAATCAGCCCTCAGAAATATTATTTTTTTAATTTCTGTGACATTTTTTGATCTGCTGCGAATAATAGAATACAGGAAAGGGAAATCAGAACCTGAAGAAATGCCTAAAACACAAGAAAAGGAATTTGAGCGTTACCTTAAAAAATACGAGGCTTTGATCATCAAGGTGGCTCGAGTTTACAGCCATGGTGCGGAAAACCAAAAGGACCTGATCCAAGAGATTGTCCTACAGCTTTGGAGGGCTTTTCCCAAATATTCGGCAGATCGTGGGGTGAGCACTTGGACCTATCGGATAGCACTCAATGTATCCATTTCCTACTTGCGGAAAGAAAGCTCGAGACGAAGGAGAGAAGAAGAATATTCTCAAAATCAGTCGCGTCAAACCGATAATTGTGACCCCATAGATGATCGGCTGAAAATCCTTTATCGCTTTATCCATACCCTGAATGCTACCGATAAAGCGCTCATGTTGTTGTTTTTAGAAGGATGTAAGAACAAAGAAATCGCCAAGATCATGGGAGTGACGCCCGGCGTGGTGTCAACCAAAATTTATAGGATTAAGGCGCAATTAAAAGTGTATTTTGAATCAATAGAGAGTAATTGATATGGAATTTAAAGAAATAAGTGATTTGTGGAAAAATGCTCCTGATCGGCCAGGATCTTTGGAAGTAGTGAATAGGCTATTGCTGGAAGAAGTAACCAGCCAAAAGATACGATCCGGATTGGTAGAAGGAAAGCTTTCCACTTTTATTGAGCTTGGGTTGGATATTATTTGGTTGGGATTTTTGGGACGGTTTTTAGGAGAACACTTGGAAATGACCCAATTCATGGTACCTGCCATCATCCTTTTACTAGGGACAGTATTTAGCCTTGGCTTGGTAAGTTATCGGTTATGGTTGTTTTATAGCGCGCATCATGAAGATGCCATTAGGGATGCCCAACTGAAAGTAGCTCGTTTGCAATACTTGGAAGAGCTAGAAATCAAATTATTATGGATTATGATTCCATTGTATACGGTTCCTTTTTTGATTGTGTTGGCCAAAGGCTTTTTGGATTTGGATTTGTATCAGTGGAGTGGTTTCCTTTGGCAAATTTCCGCGGGAAGTATAGTGGTGGCTGCAATAATGGTGGTTATCCTCAGGCGCAATCCCTCCAAAAAATTGAAAGAGGCTAGAGATTTTTTGGATGAGCTGGAAAATATGGTTTAATCTTTCTGCTTTATCCAATTGGAGTTCTTTTTCCGGGGAATGGCCATTTGCTTAATGCAAAACCACGAATAACGAGAAATACCACACGTCCAAAAGTTACCAAATGGATGCTATAATCAATATTTATATTGGATTTGCCTGCCACAATGGCTGACAATGGCCATTCCGTTTACAAGCCGTAAAATAAAAGGCTGTATTCTAAATAACTAGTTTAGAATACAGCCTTTCCATTTGTAGATGAATAGGTTTAGCGCTTACAGCTCAGGGAGGACCCAGTTTTCAAGGACACTGGGTTGTGCCATCATGGCTTCTACCTCCTTGCTGGTTCTGGGGGCATCGGCGGATAAGTTTTCGAATCCATTTTCAGTAATGACCACATCATCTTCAATGCGGACAGCGATGTTCCACCATTTTGGATCACAGTCACTTCCTTCAGGGATATAGATGCCCGGCTCTACGGTGAGGACCATTCCCTTTTCCAGTGGGCCGTATGCTCCTCGGTCATGCACATCAAGTCCAAGGTGGTGGCTTGTCCCGTGAGGGAAATAGCGGTGCCGTTGTCCGCGAATGATGATGCCCAGTTCTTCTAATCCTTCGTTGATGACCCTTTTGGCAATTTGGCTGATTTCACCAAATTCCACTCCAGGTTTACAGGCCTGCATGGCAGCTTCTTGGGCCTTGTAGACCAAGTCGTAGATGGCTTTTTCTTCAGGGGTAAAAGTTCCTGAAATAGGAATCGTCCTGGTCACGTCAGCGGTATAGCCTCTCCATTCAGCTCCCAGGTCCATCAGCATTAGGCGTTTGTCGGGATCCCGGAGGTCATTGGAAATATAGTGCAGGATGCAGCCGTTTTTCCCCGCTCCGACGATAGAAGGGTAGCCGATATTTTCTGCTCCGTATCGTTTGTATACAAATTCATGGATGCCCTGCACTTCGCGCTCGGACATGCCAGGTTTCAATGCTTTCATAACTTCGATTTGCCCAATGGCCGAAATGCGAATGGCTTTTTTGAGCATGCCAATTTCCTCGGTGGTCTTGACCCCACGGAGCTTGGTCATCATCTCCGGCAATGCAGCGATGTTCAGCTTTTGGAAAGGAATCTTTTGGGCCACGGCCATCCTTTTTTCAGGCGTATCAGCATTGGCAAATTCCATGAGGACTTCGTCGTTTTCCACTTCAGGGTAATATTTACGATACCTGCCAATGACCTGTGCGACATTCGCTGAATTCTCTTGATCCGTGGCACGGATAAGTTCATATATCTTACTGGTAACGGCAGACATTTCTTCGGGGTAGGCCGTCGCTGTTTTGAACTGCTCGCGCATTTCAAGCATGGCTTTGTTTGCACTGCTTTCTTCGATGTCCTCAGAAAGGCTGAAGGTGAGGATTTTATCAAATTGGTCAAATTTTACGGTTGGATTGGTTCCGAAATCCTCGTTTAGGTAAACCGCTTCGAAGCCGAGTTTGTCCTGTACGCCGGCTATTCCCAGTCGCTTACCGTTCCACATCTCTGCATTTTCATCGCGGGGCTGCACATAGATGATCTCGTCGGTCATTTCACCTGCTATTTCTTGCGCTTCGCTAAAAATCACCAGGGCAGCGTTGGGTTCCCGGTATCCTGTCAGGTAAAAGAAGTCGGTATTGGGATGGTAAATAAAATCAACGTCATTTGATCGGTTTTTAACGGGGTTGGTGAAGATGATTGCTACGGAGTTTGCAGGCAATAGCTCCCTCAGGGCAGCCCTTCTTTCTCGGTGAAATTCTTGATCCAGTCCATCGTCAAAATAAGATTGGGAAAAGGAAGGGGAAAATGCCATCACGGCAAACAAGAATGTCAGTAGGAATATTGGTGTTTTCATAATAGTAAAATTTCTCCAATATAAAAAAGCACCTTGTAATTCACCATTGATTTTACACGAAGCCCATGTTTCGTTTTTGAAAGTACCATTCCTGTACTAAATAAACCTTTTGTCTATCTTCAGAAGTGGCCAAGAGACTTCACTAAAAGTTTACGTGAAATAAGGGTATAATCGTTAAATTTGTTCGTTACTTATCATCAAAAGAAGTGTTATCTATGAAAAAGATTTTTCTTACCGGCTTGGCCGTCTTAACTGCACTGGCTGGTTTTGCACAGGAATCCAAAAAACCAAAGTTGGTGGTGGGGATTGTGGTGGACCAGATGCGTTACGAATATTTGCATAAATTCAATGATCGATTTACAGATGGCGGTTTTAAGCGCCTGATGAACGATGGGTTTATGATGAAAAATGCTCATTATAATTATATCCCAACGTACACTGGCCCTGGCCACTCCTCGGTATATACCGGAACTACCCCGGCGACCCATGGCATCATCAGCAACAACTGGTATGTGAGGGATTTGGGGAAAATGATTTACTGCGCAGAAGACAGCACCGTCACCAATATAGGAG comes from Echinicola vietnamensis DSM 17526 and encodes:
- the pruA gene encoding L-glutamate gamma-semialdehyde dehydrogenase — its product is MLKGFFNVPEPKNEPVFDYAPGTPARAKLQAALQEARSKEVDVPMYIGSEEVRTGNKIPLSPPHDHQHLLGHFHEGDKSHVEQAINAALGAKEAWETMEWEQRAAIFLKAADLIAGPYRYKMNAATMLGQSKNAFQAEIDSACEIVDFLRFNVKYMTEIYKQQPPISGDGVWNRLEQRPLEGFVFALTPFNFTAIAGNLPTAPAMMGNTVVWKPAYTQIYTANLLMQVFREAGVPDGVINLVYVDGPAAGEVIFEHPEFAGIHFTGSTAVFQTIWKTIGNNIEKYKSYPRIVGETGGKDFVIAHKSADAKQLATGLVRGAFEFQGQKCSAASRAYIPSNLWEDVKKYMQEDLASIKMGGPEDFSNFINAVIDEKSFDKIAKYIDTAKSDGLEVVAGGHYDKSKGYFVEPTVLLTKDPMYTTMCEEIFGPVLTIYVYQEDHFEEALELVDQTSPYGLTGAIFSHDRYAAQLATQKLRNAAGNFYINDKPTGAVVGQQPFGGARKSGTNDKAGAMINMLRWVSPRTIKETFVTPTDYRYPFLGED
- a CDS encoding YjjG family noncanonical pyrimidine nucleotidase, giving the protein MKKYKHLFFDLDHTLWDYDRNVQESLSELYEIYALADFGVTSNQDFYKTFLQVNNGLWDHYNMGTMDKITLRKERFRRIFDQFGARDVPVPEAMEEDFMKRTSSKPHLFRYSKEILDYLHPKYELHIITNGFNESQALKMTSSGIKPYFKLVVTSETTGHKKPDKRIFEYTMNQLGTSPEECLMIGDNPVSDIEGARNASIDQVFFDPFQLNHTPIATYTISDLEELKKIL
- a CDS encoding ArsR/SmtB family transcription factor; translation: MRLKNISLNYGMRVFKALSEEPRVRIIHLLIQNKEMCISDLEHILDFTQTKTSRHLAYLKNAGLVSSKRIDQWTFYYILDEAIDIINQIFKFIEKDVNLLRDQEIYEILRSNRELAINKIENHPYR
- a CDS encoding carboxypeptidase-like regulatory domain-containing protein gives rise to the protein MFTTNSQAQDTQERKVVQLSGIILNADSTSAVSGVNVYVPRKGRGTSSNQFGYFSMPVAEGDSVVFSFVGLKNQTFNVPMKVEEDKLSLILTMAQDEIALGEVEVMPYPTEEEFKQAVLAMNVEEIPLDRGNLSPQMLLRWAEQMPASANENFRTFQSGQMQQLQDRYGPRSFPLLNPFAWAEFIKSIKRGDLRNDD
- a CDS encoding RNA polymerase sigma factor, which gives rise to MPKTQEKEFERYLKKYEALIIKVARVYSHGAENQKDLIQEIVLQLWRAFPKYSADRGVSTWTYRIALNVSISYLRKESSRRRREEEYSQNQSRQTDNCDPIDDRLKILYRFIHTLNATDKALMLLFLEGCKNKEIAKIMGVTPGVVSTKIYRIKAQLKVYFESIESN
- a CDS encoding aminopeptidase P N-terminal domain-containing protein, with the translated sequence MKTPIFLLTFLFAVMAFSPSFSQSYFDDGLDQEFHRERRAALRELLPANSVAIIFTNPVKNRSNDVDFIYHPNTDFFYLTGYREPNAALVIFSEAQEIAGEMTDEIIYVQPRDENAEMWNGKRLGIAGVQDKLGFEAVYLNEDFGTNPTVKFDQFDKILTFSLSEDIEESSANKAMLEMREQFKTATAYPEEMSAVTSKIYELIRATDQENSANVAQVIGRYRKYYPEVENDEVLMEFANADTPEKRMAVAQKIPFQKLNIAALPEMMTKLRGVKTTEEIGMLKKAIRISAIGQIEVMKALKPGMSEREVQGIHEFVYKRYGAENIGYPSIVGAGKNGCILHYISNDLRDPDKRLMLMDLGAEWRGYTADVTRTIPISGTFTPEEKAIYDLVYKAQEAAMQACKPGVEFGEISQIAKRVINEGLEELGIIIRGQRHRYFPHGTSHHLGLDVHDRGAYGPLEKGMVLTVEPGIYIPEGSDCDPKWWNIAVRIEDDVVITENGFENLSADAPRTSKEVEAMMAQPSVLENWVLPEL